CAGCATGATTGCAGTCATGGGTTCTGAACAATTGGCCGGTGTGATGCAGATGGTGAGCCGTGAAGCCGCCATCAAAAGCGGACAGCAATTCGATGAAGCGCAGGCAGCGCAGATGAAAGAATTCATGAAAGCGGAAATTGAAAAACAAAGCAATGCATTCTTCGCTACCGGTCAGCTCTGGGATGACGGCATCATCGACCCGAGAGATACTCGTCATGTGTTCGGACTGGTCTTAGCCTTAACCTATATGAATGAAGTGAAAGGCACGAATGCCTGGGGAGTTTACCGCATGTAATTACGATTTCAGATTTATGAATTAAGATTTAAACAGCAGCATGAATTCGACTGAATTAAAAGATAGAACTAAGAAATTTGCAGTGAATACTATAAAATTCACAGATGGAATTAAGCCAACTTATGCAAATGTTGTAATAATTAAACAAGTTATTAGATCGGCAACTTCTGTTGGTGCAAATTACAGGGCTGCATTACGCGGAAAATCTAATCCTGATTTCGTAAACAAAATAAATATTATTCAAGAAGAAGCTGATGAATCAATTTATTGGTTTGAACTATTAGAAGAAACAAATACACAATTAAAAGGAATTGATGAATTGATAAAGGAAGCTAATGAATTAACTGCAATATTTTCTGCAATTCTAAAAACACTTAAATTTAAAAATAACAAAAAATAATTTGAATTCTGAATTCATAAATCATGAGTAAAACAAATCTGAATTCTGAAATCATAAATCATAAATATGAGTAAAATAACCAAACTACTAGTAGCGAACCGCGGTGAAATTGCGGTGCGTATATTCAAAAGCTGCAAAGAAATGGGCATCGCCACCGTGGCTGTTTTTTCAGATGCAGATGAACATGCGCTATTTGTAAAGCTGGCAGATGAAGCGGTGCGCATTGGCGGCAAACAACCTGCCGAGTCGTATTTGGTCATGGATAAAATCATCGATGCTGCGAAACGAACCTGTGCCAATGCCATCCATCCGGGCTATGGTTTCTTATCTGAACGCACGGAATTTGCCAAACGCTGCAACGACGAAGGCATCATCTGGGTCGGACCGCATCCGCAGGCGATTGAAGTGATGGGCTCCAAAATCGGCGCCAAGAAAATCATGCAGTCGCACAATGTGCCTACCATTCCGGGTTATCAGGGCGACGACCAGAGCGAAGCCACTATTAAAGCAAAAGCCATAGAAATCGGATTTCCCGTGTTGCTGAAAGCCAGTGCAGGCGGCGGCGGAAAAGGGATGCGTATCGTGCGTCAGGAAAGCGAACTCGACAAAGCCATCAACGAAGCAAAATCAGAGGCCTTATCCGGTTTTGGTGATGATACCTTATTGATTGAAAAATATTTCGACACGTCACGCCATGTGGAGTTTCAGATTTTCGGTGATAAACACGGCAACGCGATTCATTTATTTGAACGCGAGTGCAGCATTCAGCGCCGGTATCAGAAAGTGGTGGAAGAAAGTCCTTCACCGTTTATCACGGAAGAAACGCGACAAAAAATGGGCGATGCTGCAGTTGCGGCGTGCAAAGCCATCCAATACGACAATGCCGGAACCGTAGAGTTTATTGTAGCTCCCGACCAGTCCTTCTATTTCCTGGAAGTCAATACACGCTTACAGGTGGAACATCCAATTACGGAAGAAGTGACCGGTTTGGATTTGGTGCGTCTGCAAATTGAAGTAGCTGCGGGCAACTCTATTCCGTTCAAACAGGAAGACGTACAACAATGCGGACATTCCATTGAAGTGCGTTTTTATGCGGAAGATCCGGCCAATAATTTCATGCCGGTGAATGGGAAAATCCTGGACTGGATTCCAGCTAATTCAGAAGGTTTGCGTTATGATACGGGTATTGAAAGCGGCTCTGAAATTTCCACGTACTACGACCCTATGATTGCTAAAGTAATTGGTTCGGGTAAAAACAGAAACGAAGCCATCAATCGTTTAAAGAAATGCTTACAGGAAACGGTTTGTACAGGTTTCACTACCAATAAAAACTTCCTGATTGCCATTTTAGAGAATGAACATTTTCAGAAAGGCGAATTTGACACCCACTTTTTAGATAAGGTATTCAAATACGAAGGAGAAAAATATCCGCAGGAAACGCTGGATATCCTGACCTGTGCATTGATTCACTATAGATTCCTGCAACGTCAGCAGGAACGAACCGTGGCACAAGGTGTTCCGGCAGGCTGGAGAAACAATGCGTATCAGCCTCAAAAGGAAACCTACTCCTTCCACGGATTTGAATTCCCGATTACATATATCAGCAACAACAACGAACTGCAGATTTCTTTTGCCGATAAAGAATTTACATCTATTTATCATAACGCAAATGAGCGCCGTCATTCCGAGCCGCCAACTGGCGGATCGGAATCTCATCCTGTTTGGCACACCCTCGAAATAAACGGCATCCGTCGTAACTTCTTCATTTCCAAAAACGGACATCAGTACTTCATACAGTCCGCGCAACTCGGACAAATCGTATTGAATATCGTGGACCGTTTCCCGAATCCGAATGAGGAAGTCGTGAAAGGCGGTTACATCGCTCCTATGCCGGGTGAAATCACATTAGTATTGGTAAAACCGGGCGATGCGGTAAAATCAGGCGATGCCTTATTGAAAATGATTTCTATGAAAATGGAAAGCACCATAGAAGCCCATACCGACGGCGAAGTGGAAGAAGTATATGTAACGGATAAACAGTTTTTGGAAGCGGGAACGTTGTTGTTGAAGATGAAGGAAGAGTAATGTAAAAATGTAACAATGTAGCAATGAAATAATGGAATAATGCAAGAAGAAAAAAATAAAATATCTTTAAACGACAAAATTGTAAATTTTGTTTCTAATAATATCGTTTGGGTATTTCTAGGATTTATTGTTATTGTAATCATTCTTCCAAGATTATTTATAAAAGACTCTCCTTTAGGAATTTTTAATGGCTTAAAAGCAAATGAAATAGGTGATGCAATTGGAGGAATGACAGCACCTATTATTGGCTTATTTTCATCATTCTTAGTTTATATTGCATTTAGAGAACAAGTAATTGCAAATAGAATGTTAAAAGAACAAAACATACATAATACAATAGACAGACACTTAAAAATAATAGAAAACATAAGACACGACATCCAATCTTTTAAAATAAATATAAATCCATCTGTTTATAACAAAGCCACTTACTTAAGAGGGATTGAATCAATTGAACATATATTCACTCTACTCAATCCAGGTGGCTTTATGAAAGCAGATATTTATCTAAGAAAACACTATGAAGATATTATTCGAACTTATTTACTTTCATTAAGAATAATTCAGGACATTAAGGAACTAGACTCAAACATAAACGAAAAGATATTACTCTTAAATAAACTAACATTCTTAAAAACGAACAACCTTTCTGAAATTGAAATTATACAAAATTTCAAAAAAGGTACTTTTGGAGAAGATGAATATAAACTAAAAGTTTTCATCAAAGACAACTTACTTAAAATTTTAAATGAATTCAATGACGAATACAATAAAACATACAATTTATATATAACAAAACTTATCAACCCATTACCTAAAATAAATTAAAAAGACATAACCCATGCTATACACACAACAAGACATCAGTAATTTCTCCGAACAATCTTTCGCGTATCTGATTGTGGAAGAAAAGGACAATGTGCTCAGCATCACGCTCAATCGTCCGGATAAACGCAATGCCTTTCATATGCCATTGGCGAATGAATTGGCTTATGCCCTCGCCTACGCGCATTACAACAATGCCATCTGGGCGGTCGTGCTGAAAGCCAACGGACCGACGTTTTGTGCTGGTGCGGATTTAAAGGCCTTCGGCGGAGCGGATACCACCGAAAAGCCATCCACGATTCCCATGCCTAAAGATATGGTAAAACTGGGCGATGAATTCAACGGTCTGCACAAGCCCTGCATCGCACAGGTACATGCAGATGTGTACGCCGGCGGCTTCCTGATGATTGGCGGTGCTACACATGTCGTCGCTGTGGAAGAGGCGAAATTCGGCTTGCCTGAAGTGAAACGCGGTATTTTCCCGTTTCAGGTCATGGCTACGTTGGAACCCTTAATGTCCGCACGGCAATTGCTGGATTTATGTCTGCGCGCCAAAACACTGACGGCTCAGGAAGCAAAAGAAATTGGTCTGGTTTCTGCCGTGGTGAAAGCAGATGAATTGGAAGTTACGGTACAACAACTCGTGGAAGACATAAAAGAACAATCACCTACGGCAATACGCTTGGGGTTGAAAGCCTTTCATGAAATGAAATCCCTGAAAGCAGATGAGAAACACAAATACCTGCACGCCATGCTGATGCAATGCCTGAGCAGCAAAGATGCAGCGGAAGGATTGGCTGCGTTTAAGGAAAAAAGAAAAGCGAGTTGGACTGGAAATTAATCAATTAGAAGATGTACCAATGTACCGATTAAGTTCATTGTTACATCGTTACATCGTTAAATTAGTACATTATGAAGACAATCAGAATAGCAGGCGCACAGGGTTTCTACGGAGACTCTCCTTTAGGCGCCATACAGATAGCCATGCAGGGAGAAGCGGATTACCTGATGCACGATGCATTGGCGGAACTGACACTTTCCATCCTGCAGAAAGACAAAATCAAGGACCCAACCATGGGTTATGCGCGCGACATAGAAGTGCATGCGAGAACCTTGTATCCGATTGCTTTTTCAAAAGGCATCAAAATCGTGACCAACAGCGGCGGTCTCAATCCGGAAAGCGCCGCACAGAAAGTGAAAGCGATTCTGGAAAAGTCAGGCATCAAAGGCATTAAGATTGCCACCATCACCGGCGACGACTGCGTCACCCGTTTGGATGAATTTAAGGAGAAAGGCTTATTGCTGGAAAATCTGGATTCGAATGAGCCCTATCCTGCAAAATATCCCGTTACCCATGCGAATGTATACACCGGCGCGCAAGCCGTGAAAGACGCCCTGGATCAGGGTGCGAATTTAATCCTTGCCGGCCGTGTAGCGGATCCGTGTTTAGCACTCGGCATCATGGCGCACGAATATGGCTGGAAGATTGACGATGCTTCCACGCAGGAAGACTGGGACCGACTGGCATTCGGGATTACTATCGGACATATTTTAGAATGCGGCGGACAAGCCAGCGGCGGCAACGCCTACTCCGAATGGCCTATGAATTATAGTGTTTCCGACTTAGGCTATCCGATTGCACATGTCAACGAAGATTGTACGGCCATTTTAACCAAAGCGCAGCATACCGGTGGAAAAGTTTCCAGAAATACGATTCGTGAGCAGCTTGTATATGAAATTCACGACCCGACGAATTATATCACACCGGATGTGGTGGTGGATTTATCCAATATCAAACTGGAAGATGTGGAAGAAAATCGCGTGAGTCTTTCCGGCATCAAAGGTAAACCGCGTCCGGAAAAACTGAAACTTGTGATGGGACAGCACGAAGGATTTGTCACCGAACAATTCTTCTTCTTCTCCTACCCTTTCGCATATGATAAGGTTCAGATGTTCATCAAAGCGGTGAAAGAAACCTGGGCGAAACTGCCGGTGCAAATTCTCGAATCGCGTTTTAATATCATTGGCGTGAATGGCTTGCATGAAGATGCAGTGGATATTCCGGCGGCTGAAGAACTGAATCAGCGCAGTGAACTCGGTTTGCGCATCGCCTTAAAACACAAGGATGACCGCACCGGAAAAACCGCCATTGCAGGTATCACCTGTTTAGGATTGAACGGTCCTCCGGGTGTGATTTCCGTGCCGGGCTGGGGCAACATGAACCGTGCCATGCTGAGCTTATGGCCGACACTCATACCAAGGGAATTGATAAAACAGGAGATTAATTTTATAACTGTATAAATGTAGTAATGTAACGATGTACCAATGAAAAGTAAAACAAAAGAGAATATCATCCTTAAGCTAACTTTTGAATTTTCATTAGCAATCATTGAATTTGCAGAAACATTAGAATCAAATCGAAGATTTGTAATTGCAAATCAGATTTTAAAATCTGGAACTTCTATTGGTGCAAATGTCAGAGAAGCTCAAAATGCAGAAAGCAAGGCTGACTTTATACATAAGATTAAAATAGCGATCAAAGAAGTGGAAGAAACAGAATACTGGTTAGAACTCTGTCATTTTTCAAAGAATTATCCGGATACGGATGAATTACAATCAAAATTAAAATCTATCAAATTAATCCTCGCCAAAATTATTACAACATCAAAAAACAAGCAATAAAGTACCATTGTTACATCGGTACATTTTCAAATTGGTAAATTACACATTATGACAACAATCAAACTAATAGACATAGCAAGTGCACGCAGCGGCGACAAAAACAATGTGTGCAATATCGGCGTGATGGCAAAATCCAGAGAAGATTTTGAGACGCTAAAAAAATATTTAACGTGCGACATCGTAAAAGCACATTTCAGAGGACTCATCAAAGGAAAAGTGGAACGCTTTGAATGGGACGCGCTGGAAAGTTTAAACTTTGTCTGCCACGAAGCCTTAGACGGCGGTGCTTCCAGAAGTTTGCGGATGGATACGTTGGGTAAAAATTTCAGCAGCCATCTGCTAAGATTAGAATTAAATATTAGCGAATAAACAAACGTCATTGCAAGGAACGCCCGCCTGACTGGACGGACAGGGAGCAATCTCATGAATAATAACAGATTGCTTCACTGCGTTCGCAATGACGATAAAAAAGATAATCATGACAAATTTAGAATCATACTACATCACGGAAGAACATGAATTGTTCCGTAAAACCCTGCGCGATTTTTTAGACAAGGAAGTCGTGCCTTTTGTTGACCAATGGGAAGAAGATCAGCGTTTACCGAAAGAACTTTTTAAGAAGTTCGGTGATATGGGCTTTTTCGGCATGACACAAGAAGAAAAATATGGCGGCTCAAATCTTGATTTTTGGTACGATGTCATTTTCATTGAAGAAGTGTCCAAGTCGAACTCCGGTGGTTTTGGCGCCAGCATTTCCGCACATCCCTATTTGTCGCTGTCGCACTTAAAACACGAGGCCAGCGATTACCTGAAAGAAAAATACCTTCCAAAAGCGATTGCCGGTGAATATGTCGGCGCACTCGCCATCACCGAGCCGCATGCAGGCAGTGATGTTGCAGGGATTAAAACAACAGCGGTACGACAAGGCGACAAATACATCATCAACGGCAGTAAAGTGTTTATAACCAACGGCGTTTTCTGTGATTATATGATTGTCGCCTGTAAAACCGCATCTACCGGATCTGGCGGTATTTCCATGATATTAGTGGAAGGCAATTCCAAAGGACTTTCGCGAAATAACCTGAAAAAATTAGGCTGGAAAGCCAGTGACACGGCAGAGATTGCCTTTGATAATGTGGAAGTGCCCGTAGAAAATCTGTTAGGCGAAGAAAACAAAGGCTTCTACTATATCATGCAGCGTTTTGAACTGGAGCGACTGACGCTCGCCTTAGGAGCACTCGCCTCTTCCGAATGGGCAATGGAATATACCATGCAATACATGAACGAACGCAGAGCCTTCGGTAGAACCATAAATAAATTCCAGGTACTTCGCCACAAAATGGCACAGCTGACAGCGGAAATTGAAAGTGTCAAAACCTTCACCTACCACGTTTGCGAAATGCATGCAGATAAAAACTACTGCGTGAAAGAAGCCTCCATGGCAAAATACCTCGCGACAGAATTATCCGATAAAGTGGCCTATCAGTGTCTGCAGATGTTTGGCGGTTACGGGTATATGGAAGAATACAAGATGGCGCGTTTCTTCCGCGACTCCCGTTTAGGCACGATTGGCGGAGGTTCGTCGGAAATTATGCTGGAGATTATCAGCAAAATGGTGATTGATGATGTGTCGTATGGCAATCAGTCCGCAGTCAGCAGTCCGCAGACAAAAGATTTGACTATTGATGAATTATTTGCAACGTTGCCATCCAGATTAAAAAAAGAAAAAGCGAATGGTGTTGAATTGAATGTATTGTTTGAGTTTGAGAATAATTTAAATTACCTGATTGAAATAAAAAATCAGGAAGTGTTACAGTCCACGGTTGACCGTCGACCGTCGACCGTCGACCTCACAATCACAACAACAACCGAAACCTACATCGGAGTGGAAACCGGCAAACTCAATCCGCAGGAAGCGTTTATGTCAGGTAAAATTCAAGTCAGTGATTTGGGCAAGCTGATGCAGTTTGGTGGGCTGTTCAAAAAAATTACCAATTAACGTCATTGCGATCGCAGAGAAGCAATCTCAATAAAATAAGATTACTTCGTACCTCGCAATGACAACAAGAAAGAATATACAAAATTAAAATCAATAAAAATGTCAACAGCACTATCTTATTACTTTAACGAAGAACACGAATCCTTCAGGAAAACGATTCGTCAGTTTCTGGAAGCAGAAGCCATTCCAAATATTGACCAGTGGGAACTGGACGGAAAAATACCGCGCGAATTCTGGAAGAAATTCGGTGAAATGGGTTACTTCGGCCTATGCTATCCGGAGCAGTATGGCGGCAGCAACCTGGATTTTTTCTACAATGTGGTCATGCTCGAAGAAATCTCTAAGATATTCTCCGGTGGCTTTGCCATTACGGCAGCCGTACAGGTTTTTATGAGCACGCCTTACATTATGCATCACGGCAGCGAATACCTAAAAGAAAACTATCTAAAGCCTGCTATTGAAGGCTCTAAAATCGGCTGCATAGGAATTACCGAACCCGGCGCCGGCAGCGACGCAGCCAACATTCAGATGCGTGCCAGAAAGGAAGGTGATTATTATATTCTGAACGGTTCCAAAACATTTATCACAAATGGGATTTACGGACACTTCGTTATCCTGGTTTGCAAAACCAATCCCGAAGCGGGAGCGGCTGGGGTGAGCTTACTGGTGGTGGATTTAAACAGTGAAGGCATCGCAAAAAACAAGCTTAAAAAACTTGGCTGGTATTCATCCGACACTGCCGAACTTCATTTCGACAATGTCAAAGTGCCGGCAAAAAATTTATTGGGTGAAGAAGGAAAAGGCTTTTACTATTTAATGGGTGGCCTGCAGTTGGAGCGCTTAGCAGGTTCCATCATGGGCTATGCCGGTTGTGAAGCCATCCTGCAATACGGACTGGAATATATGAGCCAGCGCAGTGCTTTTGGCCGCACCATCAATAAATTCCAGGTACTGCGCCATCGTGTAGCACAGATGTCCGCAGAAATTGAATCGGTAAAATTTTTCATATTACATATCTGCAGAATGAACGCCGAGGGCAAATATGCCGTAAAAGAAAGTTCTATGGCGAAACTGCTTGCTACCGAATTAGCGGATAAATGCACCTACCAGGTATTGCAGTTTTTAGGTGGCTATGGTTATATGGAGGAATATAAGGCGGCACGTGCGTTCCGGGATGCCCGTATCGGCACTATTGGCGGCGGGTCATCGGAAATCATGCGGGAAATCATTGCTAAAATGGTGATTGACGACGTGAACTATGAAAGGGCTTCATCTGCCGGTAATAATGGAGAAAAACCATCATTGAACACCGTAGCAGACATTTTTGCCACACTTCCGTCCCGCTTCAAAGCGGA
The genomic region above belongs to Sphingobacteriales bacterium and contains:
- a CDS encoding enoyl-CoA hydratase/isomerase family protein — its product is MLYTQQDISNFSEQSFAYLIVEEKDNVLSITLNRPDKRNAFHMPLANELAYALAYAHYNNAIWAVVLKANGPTFCAGADLKAFGGADTTEKPSTIPMPKDMVKLGDEFNGLHKPCIAQVHADVYAGGFLMIGGATHVVAVEEAKFGLPEVKRGIFPFQVMATLEPLMSARQLLDLCLRAKTLTAQEAKEIGLVSAVVKADELEVTVQQLVEDIKEQSPTAIRLGLKAFHEMKSLKADEKHKYLHAMLMQCLSSKDAAEGLAAFKEKRKASWTGN
- a CDS encoding acyl-CoA dehydrogenase family protein, which codes for MTNLESYYITEEHELFRKTLRDFLDKEVVPFVDQWEEDQRLPKELFKKFGDMGFFGMTQEEKYGGSNLDFWYDVIFIEEVSKSNSGGFGASISAHPYLSLSHLKHEASDYLKEKYLPKAIAGEYVGALAITEPHAGSDVAGIKTTAVRQGDKYIINGSKVFITNGVFCDYMIVACKTASTGSGGISMILVEGNSKGLSRNNLKKLGWKASDTAEIAFDNVEVPVENLLGEENKGFYYIMQRFELERLTLALGALASSEWAMEYTMQYMNERRAFGRTINKFQVLRHKMAQLTAEIESVKTFTYHVCEMHADKNYCVKEASMAKYLATELSDKVAYQCLQMFGGYGYMEEYKMARFFRDSRLGTIGGGSSEIMLEIISKMVIDDVSYGNQSAVSSPQTKDLTIDELFATLPSRLKKEKANGVELNVLFEFENNLNYLIEIKNQEVLQSTVDRRPSTVDLTITTTTETYIGVETGKLNPQEAFMSGKIQVSDLGKLMQFGGLFKKITN
- a CDS encoding DUF1446 domain-containing protein, which codes for MKTIRIAGAQGFYGDSPLGAIQIAMQGEADYLMHDALAELTLSILQKDKIKDPTMGYARDIEVHARTLYPIAFSKGIKIVTNSGGLNPESAAQKVKAILEKSGIKGIKIATITGDDCVTRLDEFKEKGLLLENLDSNEPYPAKYPVTHANVYTGAQAVKDALDQGANLILAGRVADPCLALGIMAHEYGWKIDDASTQEDWDRLAFGITIGHILECGGQASGGNAYSEWPMNYSVSDLGYPIAHVNEDCTAILTKAQHTGGKVSRNTIREQLVYEIHDPTNYITPDVVVDLSNIKLEDVEENRVSLSGIKGKPRPEKLKLVMGQHEGFVTEQFFFFSYPFAYDKVQMFIKAVKETWAKLPVQILESRFNIIGVNGLHEDAVDIPAAEELNQRSELGLRIALKHKDDRTGKTAIAGITCLGLNGPPGVISVPGWGNMNRAMLSLWPTLIPRELIKQEINFITV
- a CDS encoding four helix bundle protein, whose protein sequence is MKSKTKENIILKLTFEFSLAIIEFAETLESNRRFVIANQILKSGTSIGANVREAQNAESKADFIHKIKIAIKEVEETEYWLELCHFSKNYPDTDELQSKLKSIKLILAKIITTSKNKQ
- a CDS encoding acyl-CoA dehydrogenase family protein, with the translated sequence MSTALSYYFNEEHESFRKTIRQFLEAEAIPNIDQWELDGKIPREFWKKFGEMGYFGLCYPEQYGGSNLDFFYNVVMLEEISKIFSGGFAITAAVQVFMSTPYIMHHGSEYLKENYLKPAIEGSKIGCIGITEPGAGSDAANIQMRARKEGDYYILNGSKTFITNGIYGHFVILVCKTNPEAGAAGVSLLVVDLNSEGIAKNKLKKLGWYSSDTAELHFDNVKVPAKNLLGEEGKGFYYLMGGLQLERLAGSIMGYAGCEAILQYGLEYMSQRSAFGRTINKFQVLRHRVAQMSAEIESVKFFILHICRMNAEGKYAVKESSMAKLLATELADKCTYQVLQFLGGYGYMEEYKAARAFRDARIGTIGGGSSEIMREIIAKMVIDDVNYERASSAGNNGEKPSLNTVADIFATLPSRFKAEKAAGKNLNIHFQFTNDAFTVSIADGKLEVEKGLHGDANCLVETDDKTYINVETGKINPQEAFMTGKIKVSDLMQMMAFGGLFKKL
- a CDS encoding four helix bundle protein — translated: MNSTELKDRTKKFAVNTIKFTDGIKPTYANVVIIKQVIRSATSVGANYRAALRGKSNPDFVNKINIIQEEADESIYWFELLEETNTQLKGIDELIKEANELTAIFSAILKTLKFKNNKK
- a CDS encoding acetyl-CoA carboxylase biotin carboxylase subunit, coding for MSKITKLLVANRGEIAVRIFKSCKEMGIATVAVFSDADEHALFVKLADEAVRIGGKQPAESYLVMDKIIDAAKRTCANAIHPGYGFLSERTEFAKRCNDEGIIWVGPHPQAIEVMGSKIGAKKIMQSHNVPTIPGYQGDDQSEATIKAKAIEIGFPVLLKASAGGGGKGMRIVRQESELDKAINEAKSEALSGFGDDTLLIEKYFDTSRHVEFQIFGDKHGNAIHLFERECSIQRRYQKVVEESPSPFITEETRQKMGDAAVAACKAIQYDNAGTVEFIVAPDQSFYFLEVNTRLQVEHPITEEVTGLDLVRLQIEVAAGNSIPFKQEDVQQCGHSIEVRFYAEDPANNFMPVNGKILDWIPANSEGLRYDTGIESGSEISTYYDPMIAKVIGSGKNRNEAINRLKKCLQETVCTGFTTNKNFLIAILENEHFQKGEFDTHFLDKVFKYEGEKYPQETLDILTCALIHYRFLQRQQERTVAQGVPAGWRNNAYQPQKETYSFHGFEFPITYISNNNELQISFADKEFTSIYHNANERRHSEPPTGGSESHPVWHTLEINGIRRNFFISKNGHQYFIQSAQLGQIVLNIVDRFPNPNEEVVKGGYIAPMPGEITLVLVKPGDAVKSGDALLKMISMKMESTIEAHTDGEVEEVYVTDKQFLEAGTLLLKMKEE